In the Leifsonia sp. 466MF genome, one interval contains:
- a CDS encoding hemolysin family protein, translated as MSDWAGIAWLVVLLAVNAFFVGAEFAVISARRSQIEPLAERGKRSAKTALYAMEHATLMLATTQLGITVCSLLILNVSEPAIHHLLEVPLHATGWSEEVIGTIAFIVALIVVSFLHVVFGEMVPKNISFSMPDKAALLLAPPLVGIGRAVRPIIVALNATANAVLRLFRVEPKDEAASTFTLDEVATIVSQSTREGVLTDRTGALTAAFEFTEKKVRDVAVALDALVTLPSAPTPADVEKAVAKHGFSRYVVPDADGEPTGYLHLKDVLDLEETGFELPVPAKRIRRLVTVFAGSDLEDALATMRRSGSHLARVVDAEGATAGVLFLEDIIEELVGEVQDATRRT; from the coding sequence ATGAGTGACTGGGCCGGAATCGCCTGGCTGGTCGTGCTGCTCGCGGTCAACGCCTTCTTCGTCGGCGCCGAGTTCGCCGTGATCTCCGCACGCCGCTCCCAGATCGAGCCCCTGGCGGAGCGCGGGAAGCGCAGCGCCAAGACCGCTCTGTACGCCATGGAGCACGCGACGCTGATGCTCGCCACGACGCAGTTGGGCATCACCGTGTGCTCGCTGCTGATCCTGAACGTCTCGGAGCCGGCGATCCACCACCTGCTGGAGGTGCCGCTGCACGCGACCGGGTGGTCCGAGGAGGTCATCGGCACCATCGCGTTCATCGTCGCGCTGATCGTCGTGTCGTTCCTGCACGTCGTGTTCGGCGAGATGGTCCCGAAGAACATCTCGTTCTCGATGCCCGATAAGGCCGCGCTGCTGCTGGCTCCGCCGCTCGTCGGCATCGGCCGTGCTGTCCGCCCGATCATCGTCGCCCTGAACGCGACGGCGAACGCGGTGCTGCGCCTGTTCCGGGTGGAGCCGAAGGACGAGGCGGCCAGCACGTTCACCCTCGACGAGGTCGCGACGATCGTGTCGCAGTCGACCCGGGAGGGCGTGCTGACGGATCGCACCGGGGCCCTGACGGCGGCATTCGAGTTCACCGAGAAGAAGGTGCGGGATGTCGCGGTCGCGCTCGACGCGCTCGTGACCCTTCCGTCCGCCCCGACTCCCGCCGACGTGGAGAAGGCCGTCGCCAAGCACGGCTTCTCGCGCTACGTCGTGCCGGACGCCGACGGCGAGCCGACCGGCTACCTGCACCTCAAGGACGTGCTCGACCTGGAGGAGACCGGCTTCGAGCTCCCCGTGCCGGCCAAGCGCATCCGTCGCCTGGTGACCGTCTTCGCCGGCAGCGACCTGGAGGACGCCCTGGCCACCATGCGCCGGTCCGGCAGCCACCTGGCCCGGGTCGTCGACGCGGAGGGCGCCACCGCCGGAGTGCTGTTCCTGGAGGACATCATCGAGGAGCTCGTCGGCGAGGTCCAGGACGCGACCCGGCGCACCTGA
- a CDS encoding TetR/AcrR family transcriptional regulator: MARTLSTADDRREAVLDSAIAVFAVGGYLGTPIAAVAKDADISPAYVFKLFPSKEGLFVAALERCFERIENALESGARSADGETPTVILDRMGDAYAELIGDRSLLMLQVHAQSASDVPEIREALRRGLARITRFATIRSGAEPDAVQRFIAYGQLCHLVVTAGLEDVPEEWARTLTNGIQHP, translated from the coding sequence ATGGCACGAACACTCTCCACCGCAGACGACCGCCGCGAGGCGGTGCTCGACAGCGCCATCGCAGTTTTCGCCGTCGGCGGTTACCTGGGCACCCCCATCGCGGCGGTCGCCAAGGATGCGGACATCTCCCCCGCCTACGTCTTCAAGCTCTTCCCGAGCAAGGAGGGTCTGTTCGTGGCCGCGCTGGAGCGCTGCTTCGAGCGGATCGAGAACGCGCTGGAGTCCGGCGCCCGGAGCGCCGACGGCGAGACGCCGACGGTGATCCTCGACCGGATGGGCGACGCGTACGCGGAGCTCATCGGAGACCGCTCGCTCCTGATGCTGCAGGTGCACGCGCAGTCCGCTTCGGACGTCCCGGAGATCCGGGAGGCGCTCCGGCGCGGACTCGCCCGGATCACCCGCTTCGCCACGATCCGATCGGGCGCCGAGCCCGACGCCGTCCAGCGCTTCATCGCCTACGGGCAGCTGTGCCACCTAGTGGTCACGGCCGGCCTGGAGGACGTGCCCGAGGAATGGGCACGAACGCTCACGAACGGCATCCAGCACCCCTGA
- a CDS encoding DHA2 family efflux MFS transporter permease subunit gives METSLATAAAPAAATTPRSTHRWWALSVLALAQFLVVLDASIVNIALPTVGTALGLDTAALAWVVTAYVLPFGGLLLLGGRLADRFGHRRVFLIGVAGFALASLAAGLAVNGTMLLGARAVQGAFAALLAPASLALLTQLFPDAEARGKALGLWGAVAGMGSAAGVLLGGVLTAAFGWSAVFFVNVPVGILVLAVIPFLINRDPAGDAERMDAAGAATATLGLAAAVAALSEGGTLGWTNPIVLGLAVAAVVLLTAFVLIERRTAHPLLPFSFFRNRDALAGDIVMLLVGGATVALFFALSVYLQEVLHLDALSAGLSQLPLAIALVAIAGVIPAVVARVGLRTTLAGALVVLAAGVVWFALAGSTGFIAGFILPSIVIGLGLGASFVTVTQLAVRGVPESESGLASGLVNTAQQIGGALGLAVLGGIASARTSALLDAGSSGSDAAAGGFLLLFLGTAVLAVVGAAITALVRSRSN, from the coding sequence ATGGAAACGTCTCTCGCCACCGCGGCGGCACCTGCCGCCGCGACCACTCCCCGCAGCACGCACCGCTGGTGGGCGCTCAGCGTGCTCGCCCTCGCACAGTTCCTGGTGGTGCTGGACGCATCCATCGTCAACATCGCACTGCCGACCGTCGGCACCGCCCTCGGTCTCGACACCGCGGCGCTCGCCTGGGTGGTGACCGCCTACGTCCTGCCCTTCGGCGGTCTCCTCCTGCTCGGCGGACGTCTCGCCGACCGGTTCGGGCACCGCCGGGTCTTCCTCATCGGCGTCGCCGGCTTCGCACTGGCGTCGCTCGCGGCCGGTCTCGCCGTGAACGGCACCATGCTCCTGGGTGCACGAGCCGTGCAGGGCGCGTTCGCCGCCCTGCTGGCGCCCGCATCCCTCGCTCTCCTCACGCAGCTCTTCCCCGACGCCGAGGCGCGCGGGAAGGCACTGGGCCTCTGGGGTGCGGTGGCCGGGATGGGCAGCGCGGCCGGCGTTCTGCTCGGCGGTGTGCTCACCGCGGCCTTCGGCTGGTCCGCCGTCTTCTTCGTGAACGTGCCCGTCGGCATCCTCGTGCTCGCGGTCATCCCGTTCCTCATCAACCGCGACCCGGCCGGCGATGCCGAGCGGATGGATGCGGCGGGAGCCGCGACCGCGACCCTCGGACTCGCGGCGGCCGTCGCAGCCCTCAGCGAGGGCGGCACGCTCGGCTGGACGAACCCGATCGTCCTGGGGCTCGCTGTCGCCGCGGTGGTCCTTCTCACCGCATTCGTGCTGATCGAACGCCGCACCGCCCACCCCCTGCTGCCGTTCTCCTTCTTCCGCAATCGCGACGCCCTCGCCGGCGACATCGTGATGCTGCTGGTCGGCGGCGCCACGGTCGCGCTGTTCTTCGCGCTCTCGGTCTACCTGCAGGAGGTGCTGCACCTGGATGCGCTGTCCGCCGGACTCAGCCAGCTGCCCCTCGCCATCGCGCTCGTCGCGATCGCCGGTGTGATCCCGGCCGTCGTCGCCCGGGTGGGCCTCCGCACGACGCTCGCCGGTGCGCTCGTCGTGCTCGCCGCCGGGGTCGTATGGTTCGCCCTCGCCGGGAGCACCGGATTCATCGCCGGGTTCATCCTGCCGAGCATCGTGATCGGTCTCGGTCTGGGCGCCTCCTTCGTCACTGTCACCCAGCTCGCCGTCCGTGGTGTGCCGGAGTCGGAGTCCGGCCTGGCCAGCGGTCTGGTCAACACCGCGCAGCAGATCGGCGGCGCGCTCGGCCTCGCCGTCCTCGGCGGCATCGCCTCCGCCCGGACCTCCGCGCTGTTGGACGCGGGAAGCAGCGGGTCCGACGCCGCCGCCGGCGGATTCCTCCTGCTGTTCCTGGGCACCGCGGTTCTCGCGGTCGTCGGTGCGGCGATCACGGCACTGGTCCGCTCCCGCTCCAACTGA
- a CDS encoding GuaB1 family IMP dehydrogenase-related protein, which produces MQFYGTSPRHDLTYSDVFLVPSRSNVTSRLDVSLAPNDGTGATIPIVSANMNSVTGKRLAATLARRGGLGVLPQDMHLQDLDEAIRWVKAQPVMFDTPYEAHPDESVADVLRRIPAVEGHGIVVTGDDGAYLGCLAAVQLGSALADARVGDLLHGALTSLDAEDLSDGRAAFQVMDAAGIDFAPVLDHGRVVGTLSKRSALRSTIYTPALDAHGRLRVAAAVGINGDVAGKAKALAAAGVDVLVIDTAHGDQDGMIRAIRTVKELGLGLPIVAGNVVTEQAVRDLVAAGADILKVGVGPGAMCTTRMMTAVGRPQFSAVLETSAAARELGAHVWADGGVRYPRDVALALAAGGASVMIGSWFAGTIEAPGMLDRDANGGLYKESWGMASTKAVKGRFERLDAYELARKELFAEGISSSRIYLDPLRPSVEDLLDMITTGVRSSFTYAGARTLAQFHERALVGIQSAAGYEEGKALPVSW; this is translated from the coding sequence ATGCAGTTCTATGGAACATCGCCGCGCCACGATCTCACCTACTCGGATGTCTTCCTCGTGCCGTCGCGGTCGAACGTCACGAGCCGTCTCGACGTGTCCCTCGCCCCCAACGACGGCACCGGCGCGACCATCCCGATCGTGTCCGCGAACATGAACTCGGTCACCGGGAAGCGGCTCGCCGCCACCCTCGCCCGTCGCGGCGGTCTCGGCGTCCTCCCGCAGGACATGCACCTGCAGGACCTCGACGAGGCGATCCGCTGGGTGAAGGCGCAGCCGGTGATGTTCGACACCCCGTACGAGGCCCACCCGGATGAGAGCGTCGCCGACGTGCTCCGCCGCATCCCGGCCGTCGAAGGGCACGGCATCGTCGTCACCGGCGACGACGGCGCGTACCTCGGCTGCCTCGCGGCCGTCCAGCTCGGGTCGGCGCTCGCCGATGCGCGGGTCGGCGACCTGCTGCACGGCGCCCTGACCTCGCTCGATGCGGAGGACCTCTCCGATGGGCGCGCGGCGTTCCAGGTGATGGATGCGGCCGGCATCGACTTCGCGCCGGTCCTCGACCACGGCCGTGTGGTCGGAACGCTGTCGAAGCGCAGCGCCCTCCGCTCCACCATCTACACGCCGGCGCTGGATGCGCACGGCCGGCTCCGCGTCGCCGCGGCGGTCGGCATCAACGGCGACGTGGCCGGCAAGGCGAAGGCGCTCGCCGCAGCGGGCGTCGACGTGCTCGTCATCGACACGGCGCACGGCGACCAGGACGGAATGATCCGCGCGATCCGCACCGTCAAGGAGCTGGGTCTCGGCCTGCCGATCGTCGCGGGGAACGTCGTCACCGAGCAGGCCGTCCGCGACCTGGTCGCGGCGGGCGCCGACATCCTGAAGGTCGGCGTCGGCCCCGGCGCGATGTGCACGACGCGCATGATGACCGCCGTCGGCCGTCCGCAGTTCTCGGCGGTGCTCGAGACCAGCGCCGCCGCGCGCGAGCTCGGGGCGCACGTCTGGGCGGACGGCGGTGTGCGCTACCCCCGCGACGTCGCGCTGGCGCTCGCCGCCGGTGGCGCATCCGTGATGATCGGCTCCTGGTTCGCCGGGACGATCGAGGCGCCCGGCATGCTCGACCGCGACGCGAACGGCGGCCTCTACAAGGAGAGCTGGGGCATGGCGTCCACGAAGGCGGTGAAGGGCCGGTTCGAGCGGCTCGACGCCTACGAGCTCGCCCGAAAGGAGCTCTTCGCCGAGGGCATCTCGAGCTCGCGCATCTACCTGGACCCGCTGCGGCCGTCCGTCGAGGACCTGCTGGACATGATCACGACCGGTGTGCGAAGCTCGTTCACGTACGCCGGCGCACGTACCCTCGCGCAGTTCCACGAGCGCGCGCTGGTCGGCATCCAGTCCGCCGCCGGCTACGAGGAGGGCAAGGCGCTCCCCGTCAGCTGGTAG
- a CDS encoding multifunctional oxoglutarate decarboxylase/oxoglutarate dehydrogenase thiamine pyrophosphate-binding subunit/dihydrolipoyllysine-residue succinyltransferase subunit has protein sequence MSSQLTGVGTEDGAAGEFGANEWLVDELYEQFVHDKNSVDRSWWPILENYHPAVKDESIPSPGETPTETPSEPTIPTPSEPTAPSPAEPTVPTPSEPTAPGPSEPSTPAPPAGGAPAPHPNEPKPVTTPIPVIGQQPVARTTSVAPKPQPVPADAPVTAPNATVEAAEEDKVTPLRGMSKTLATNMDASLTVPTATSVRTIPAKLMIDNRIVINNHLKRARGGKVSFTHLIGWALIQALKEFPSQNVYYDEVDGKPSVVAPAHINLGIAIDIPKPDGTRALLVPSIKRADTMRFGEYLAAYEELVSKARNNKLAAGDFAGTTLSLTNPGGIGTVHSVPRLMKGQGCIIGAGALEYPAEFQGSSEKTLAGLAIGKTITLTSTYDHRVIQGAGSGEFLKIVHEMLIGKRNFYEDIFAELRIPYMPIHWNPDISVDLASAVDKTARVQELINSFRVRGHLMADIDPLEYKQRSHPDLEIESHGLTFWDLDREFVTGQFGGDKRKMKLRDILGVLRDSYCRTVGIEYMHIQDPAQRKWFQDKLERPYEKPTHDEQLRILGKLNEAEAFETFLQTKYVGQKRFSLEGGESTIALLDSILQGAAEAGMDEVAIGMAHRGRLNVLTNIAGKTYGQIFREFEGTQDPRTVQGSGDVKYHLGTEGTFKGAGGEEIPVYLAANPSHLEAVDGVLEGIVRAKQDRRPAGTFLTLPILIHGDAAMAGQGVVVETMQMSQLRAYRTGGTIHVNINNQVGFTTPPGEARSSVYSTDVAKTIQAPIFHVNGDDPEAVVRVAELAFAYRQEFKRDVVIDLVCYRRRGHNEGDDPSMTQPLMYSLIEAKRSVRRLYTEALVGRGDITEEEYEQAHRDFQDRLERAFMETHAAQTNSTPVLNSDESADLEKPAQSDANDNVGEPETTAVSEQVIGMIGDAFNNPPAGFTVHPKLQQLLNKRSEMSRNGGIDWGFGELLALGSLLVEGTPVRLAGQDARRGTFVQRHAVLHDRVNGQEWLPLANLSDNQAKFWIYDSLLSEYAAMGFEYGYSVERADALVLWEAQFGDFANGAQTIIDEFISSAEQKWGQRSSLVLLLPHGYEGQGPDHSSARIERYLQMCAENNMTVARPSTPASYFHLLRRQAYARPRRPLVVFTPKAMLRLRGAASNVEDFTNGRFEPVIDDARISDKGSVKRVLLMAGKLYYDLLNELEKNPNPEIALVRVEQYYPLPAAELKAVVDSYPNAELVWVQDEPENQGAWPFMILETSKLGPRPLGVVSRPPSASPAAGSAKRHAQEQQVLIQRALTL, from the coding sequence GTGTCGAGCCAATTGACCGGAGTAGGGACCGAAGACGGCGCCGCGGGCGAATTCGGAGCCAACGAATGGCTGGTGGACGAGCTGTACGAGCAGTTCGTGCACGACAAGAACTCGGTCGACAGGTCGTGGTGGCCCATCCTCGAGAACTACCACCCGGCGGTGAAGGACGAATCCATCCCGTCGCCCGGTGAGACCCCCACGGAGACGCCGTCGGAGCCCACCATCCCGACCCCGTCGGAGCCGACGGCCCCGAGCCCGGCCGAGCCGACGGTCCCGACCCCGTCGGAGCCGACAGCGCCCGGCCCGTCCGAGCCGTCGACACCGGCTCCCCCGGCGGGCGGTGCCCCCGCCCCGCACCCGAACGAGCCGAAGCCCGTCACCACGCCCATCCCGGTGATCGGTCAGCAGCCCGTCGCCCGCACGACCTCGGTCGCGCCCAAGCCGCAGCCGGTTCCCGCCGACGCCCCGGTGACCGCCCCGAACGCCACCGTCGAGGCCGCCGAAGAGGACAAGGTCACCCCGCTGCGCGGCATGTCCAAGACGCTCGCCACCAACATGGATGCGTCGCTCACGGTGCCGACCGCGACCAGCGTCCGCACCATCCCGGCGAAGCTGATGATCGACAACCGCATCGTCATCAACAACCACCTGAAGCGCGCCCGCGGCGGCAAGGTCTCCTTCACCCACCTCATCGGCTGGGCGCTCATCCAGGCGCTCAAGGAGTTCCCGAGCCAGAACGTCTACTACGACGAGGTCGACGGGAAGCCCTCCGTGGTGGCCCCGGCCCACATCAACCTCGGCATCGCGATCGACATCCCGAAGCCCGACGGCACGCGCGCGCTGCTCGTCCCGAGCATCAAGCGGGCCGACACCATGCGCTTCGGCGAGTACCTCGCCGCGTACGAGGAGCTCGTCAGCAAGGCCCGCAACAACAAGCTCGCCGCCGGCGACTTCGCGGGCACCACGCTCTCGCTCACCAACCCGGGCGGCATCGGCACCGTCCACTCGGTCCCGCGTCTCATGAAGGGGCAGGGCTGCATCATCGGCGCCGGCGCCCTCGAGTACCCGGCCGAGTTCCAGGGCTCCAGCGAGAAGACGCTCGCCGGCCTCGCGATCGGCAAGACGATCACGCTGACCAGCACCTACGACCACCGCGTCATCCAGGGCGCCGGCTCGGGTGAGTTCCTCAAGATCGTGCACGAGATGCTGATCGGGAAGCGCAACTTCTACGAGGACATCTTCGCCGAGCTGCGCATCCCCTACATGCCGATCCACTGGAACCCGGACATCAGCGTCGACCTGGCCAGCGCCGTCGACAAGACGGCCCGTGTCCAGGAGCTGATCAACTCGTTCCGCGTGCGCGGCCACCTGATGGCCGACATCGACCCGCTCGAGTACAAGCAGCGGTCGCACCCCGACCTCGAGATCGAGAGCCACGGCCTCACCTTCTGGGACCTCGACCGTGAGTTCGTCACCGGCCAGTTCGGCGGCGACAAGCGCAAGATGAAGCTGCGCGACATCCTCGGCGTGCTGCGCGACTCCTACTGCCGCACCGTCGGCATCGAGTACATGCACATCCAGGACCCGGCTCAGCGCAAGTGGTTCCAGGACAAGCTGGAGCGGCCGTACGAGAAGCCGACCCACGACGAGCAGCTGCGCATCCTCGGCAAGCTCAACGAGGCCGAGGCGTTCGAGACCTTCCTGCAGACCAAGTACGTCGGCCAGAAGCGCTTCAGCCTGGAGGGCGGCGAGTCCACGATCGCGCTGCTCGACTCCATCCTGCAGGGCGCTGCGGAGGCCGGGATGGACGAGGTCGCCATCGGGATGGCGCACCGCGGCCGCCTCAACGTCCTCACCAACATCGCGGGCAAGACCTACGGTCAGATCTTCCGCGAGTTCGAGGGGACGCAGGACCCGCGGACCGTCCAGGGCTCCGGCGACGTCAAGTACCACCTGGGCACCGAGGGCACCTTCAAGGGTGCCGGCGGCGAGGAGATCCCGGTCTACCTGGCCGCGAACCCCTCGCACCTGGAGGCTGTGGACGGCGTCCTGGAGGGCATCGTCCGCGCGAAGCAGGACCGCCGCCCGGCGGGCACGTTCCTCACCCTGCCGATCCTCATCCACGGCGATGCGGCGATGGCCGGTCAGGGCGTCGTGGTCGAGACCATGCAGATGTCGCAGCTGCGGGCGTACCGCACCGGCGGCACCATCCACGTCAACATCAACAACCAGGTCGGCTTCACCACCCCTCCCGGCGAGGCCCGCAGCTCGGTGTACTCGACCGACGTGGCCAAGACCATCCAGGCGCCGATCTTCCACGTGAACGGCGACGACCCCGAGGCCGTCGTCCGCGTCGCGGAACTCGCGTTCGCCTATCGCCAGGAGTTCAAGCGCGATGTCGTCATCGACCTCGTCTGCTACCGCCGCCGCGGACACAACGAGGGCGACGACCCCTCGATGACCCAGCCGCTGATGTACAGCCTCATCGAGGCGAAGCGGTCCGTCCGCCGCCTCTACACCGAGGCGCTCGTCGGCCGCGGCGACATCACCGAGGAGGAGTACGAGCAGGCGCACCGCGACTTCCAGGACCGCCTCGAGCGCGCGTTCATGGAGACGCACGCGGCTCAAACCAACTCCACGCCGGTGCTGAACTCCGACGAGTCCGCGGATCTGGAGAAGCCGGCGCAGTCGGACGCCAACGACAACGTCGGCGAGCCGGAGACGACGGCGGTCAGCGAGCAGGTCATCGGCATGATCGGCGACGCGTTCAACAACCCGCCTGCCGGCTTCACCGTCCACCCGAAGCTGCAGCAACTGCTCAACAAGCGCAGCGAGATGAGCCGCAACGGCGGCATCGACTGGGGCTTCGGCGAGTTGCTGGCCCTGGGCTCGCTGCTGGTGGAGGGCACCCCGGTGCGCCTCGCCGGACAGGATGCGCGCCGCGGCACCTTCGTCCAGCGCCACGCGGTGCTGCACGACCGGGTCAACGGCCAGGAGTGGCTGCCGCTCGCGAACCTCAGCGACAACCAGGCGAAGTTCTGGATCTACGACTCGCTCCTCAGCGAGTACGCCGCGATGGGCTTCGAGTACGGCTACTCGGTCGAGCGCGCGGACGCCCTCGTGCTGTGGGAGGCGCAGTTCGGCGACTTCGCCAACGGCGCCCAGACGATCATCGACGAGTTCATCTCCTCCGCCGAGCAGAAGTGGGGCCAGCGCTCGTCGCTGGTGCTGCTCCTCCCCCACGGCTACGAGGGACAGGGACCGGACCACTCCAGCGCCCGCATCGAGCGCTACCTGCAGATGTGCGCCGAGAACAACATGACCGTGGCGCGTCCGTCGACGCCCGCGTCGTACTTCCACCTGCTGCGCCGCCAGGCGTACGCCCGTCCGCGCCGGCCGCTCGTCGTCTTCACCCCGAAGGCGATGCTGCGACTGCGCGGCGCGGCGAGCAACGTGGAGGACTTCACCAACGGCCGCTTCGAGCCGGTGATCGACGATGCGCGCATCAGCGACAAGGGCTCGGTGAAGCGGGTGCTGCTGATGGCCGGGAAGCTCTACTACGACCTCCTCAACGAGCTCGAGAAGAATCCCAACCCGGAGATCGCGCTGGTGCGGGTGGAGCAGTACTATCCGCTGCCCGCCGCCGAGCTGAAGGCGGTCGTCGACTCGTACCCGAACGCCGAACTGGTCTGGGTGCAGGACGAGCCGGAGAACCAGGGCGCCTGGCCGTTCATGATCCTCGAGACGTCGAAGCTCGGCCCGCGGCCGCTCGGTGTGGTGTCGCGTCCGCCGTCGGCGTCGCCCGCCGCTGGGTCGGCGAAGCGTCACGCTCAGGAGCAGCAGGTGCTGATCCAGCGGGCGCTCACGCTGTAG
- a CDS encoding formylglycine-generating enzyme family protein has product MDDMVPLPGGRFRMGSAEFYPDEQPVHERSVDAFRIDRFEVTNADFAAFVADTGYVTVAERPLDAAEFPELPDDDLLPGALVFTATDGPVDLSEWRQWWRWEPGADWRHPEGPTSGIDERMDRPVVQVAYEDAVRYAAWAGKRLPTEVEYEYAARGGVDGARFAWGDEAYPGGEAQANSWIGHFPYDNQGRFGATPAPVGSYPTNGYGLHDLIGNVWEWTSDYYTPRHVIPGQSAPDAGGRLNLLGASSAEPGSDIPRRVLKGGSYLCSPEYCLRFRPAARSPQAEDTATTHIGFRCAADV; this is encoded by the coding sequence ATGGACGACATGGTTCCCCTGCCGGGCGGACGGTTCCGGATGGGCTCCGCCGAGTTCTATCCGGACGAGCAGCCCGTCCATGAGCGCTCTGTCGACGCGTTTCGCATCGACCGGTTCGAGGTGACGAACGCCGACTTCGCCGCGTTCGTCGCCGACACCGGCTACGTCACCGTCGCCGAACGTCCCCTCGACGCGGCGGAGTTTCCTGAGCTGCCCGACGACGACCTCCTCCCGGGTGCTCTGGTGTTCACGGCGACGGACGGGCCGGTCGACCTCTCCGAGTGGCGGCAGTGGTGGCGATGGGAGCCGGGAGCGGATTGGCGGCATCCCGAGGGGCCGACGTCCGGCATCGACGAGCGGATGGACCGGCCGGTCGTGCAGGTCGCCTATGAGGATGCGGTCCGCTACGCCGCCTGGGCCGGGAAGCGCCTCCCGACCGAAGTGGAGTACGAGTACGCGGCCCGAGGCGGCGTGGACGGCGCCCGCTTCGCGTGGGGCGACGAGGCCTACCCGGGCGGGGAGGCGCAGGCGAACTCGTGGATCGGGCACTTCCCCTACGACAACCAGGGACGCTTCGGGGCGACCCCGGCGCCCGTCGGGTCGTACCCGACGAACGGCTATGGGCTGCACGACCTGATCGGCAATGTGTGGGAGTGGACGAGCGACTACTACACGCCGCGGCATGTCATCCCCGGCCAGAGCGCACCGGACGCCGGCGGACGGCTGAACCTGCTCGGGGCGAGCAGTGCGGAGCCCGGGTCGGACATCCCTCGCCGGGTGCTGAAGGGCGGCTCGTACCTGTGCAGCCCCGAGTACTGCCTCCGCTTCCGGCCGGCGGCACGGTCGCCGCAGGCGGAGGACACGGCGACCACCCATATCGGGTTCCGCTGCGCGGCCGACGTCTGA
- a CDS encoding VOC family protein, protein MTVVTTHRLGEPCWVDYTSSDVPRATEFYTSLFGWTAETAGEEYGGYVTFRRDGRTVAGLGPTMGDAQANTWLTYLLVEDADTAEKAALQAGAQVIAPTMTVGDQGRLAVIADPGGAVVGLWDPEQHRGFELVAEVGGIAWHELYARNYAAQVDFYTRVFGWRTQVLGDTADFRYVTFGDPDSPAGGVYDADGMLPPGVPSHWVVYFGVADAAAASQRVIELGGTVIRDPWDSEFGRFAQVTDPLGGLFFLHEVGTGGSA, encoded by the coding sequence ATGACCGTCGTCACCACCCACCGCCTCGGCGAGCCCTGCTGGGTCGACTACACCAGCTCCGACGTTCCGCGCGCGACCGAGTTCTACACGAGCCTGTTCGGCTGGACGGCCGAGACCGCCGGCGAGGAGTACGGCGGCTACGTGACGTTCCGGCGAGACGGACGTACGGTCGCGGGCCTCGGTCCGACGATGGGCGACGCCCAGGCGAACACGTGGCTCACCTACCTCCTCGTCGAGGATGCGGACACGGCCGAGAAGGCGGCGCTCCAGGCCGGCGCACAGGTGATCGCTCCAACCATGACGGTCGGCGACCAGGGCCGGCTCGCGGTCATCGCCGACCCGGGCGGAGCGGTCGTCGGACTGTGGGATCCCGAGCAGCACCGCGGCTTCGAGCTGGTCGCCGAGGTCGGGGGCATCGCCTGGCATGAGCTCTATGCGCGCAACTACGCTGCGCAGGTCGACTTCTACACCCGGGTCTTCGGCTGGAGGACGCAGGTGCTCGGCGACACCGCCGACTTCCGGTACGTCACCTTCGGCGACCCGGACTCGCCCGCCGGCGGCGTCTACGACGCGGACGGGATGCTCCCGCCGGGCGTCCCGTCGCACTGGGTCGTCTACTTCGGGGTCGCGGACGCGGCGGCCGCCTCACAGCGCGTGATCGAGCTGGGCGGGACCGTCATCCGCGATCCGTGGGACAGCGAGTTCGGCCGCTTCGCGCAGGTCACCGACCCGCTGGGCGGCCTGTTCTTCCTCCACGAGGTCGGGACGGGCGGCTCCGCTTAG
- a CDS encoding zf-HC2 domain-containing protein yields the protein MTDCGCEKAKAELEEYLRNELCSEDAADVREHLANCTGCSDEAHLNVVLTEVVQRACKETAPETLRTEVLLRIRSFQASVH from the coding sequence ATGACCGACTGCGGTTGTGAGAAGGCCAAGGCCGAACTCGAAGAGTACCTGCGCAACGAACTGTGCAGCGAGGATGCTGCCGACGTGCGCGAGCACCTGGCGAACTGCACCGGGTGCTCCGACGAGGCGCACCTGAATGTGGTGCTCACCGAGGTGGTTCAGCGGGCGTGCAAGGAGACGGCGCCCGAGACGCTGCGCACCGAGGTGCTGCTGCGCATCCGCTCGTTCCAGGCGAGCGTGCACTGA